Proteins encoded in a region of the Lujinxingia litoralis genome:
- a CDS encoding membrane dipeptidase, with the protein MMNPLTFADIHCHPTFYAFNRLRNSAQEHDPARFQPWVELESHLEHQRAGERASDYVQSNFARMKAGNVRLIFASFTPIERGFFIGSGSGDERPFPEELRAWLRLERPAQAIAELLAGDVEGAAKKALGLLRNDGPLRQLVQRVVMGYDAPRVAHMSSSAYDYWEELLREYDFLMRGAGTRQQVAFESARGPRQIEGSYRVVTGEEDLRAVLERDEDDMAVVLTIEGAHVFSVGRDLGPVSLEVMLERIEAMKAWEHPVLFLTLAHHFDNHLCGHAHSLVDAADLIMDQEARLNQDFDPERGLKVVRELLDLDEELRDRGGRRIPLDVRHMSARARQTYYREVVEPYNRWHQEQPAAYRARYPKIPVVMSHSGYAGVPSLAQMIADEDHEHDRWHRGPFYAWSINLSDEDMRVIFESGGLAGINLDRRILGMKPGDKLEEALVPEVVLRQIFALVDVVFLDDRYSPQEKLRVWDHICLGTDFDGFIHPIQTCPTAAELPALAEALRELLERHKHTRGIAEIGVEQILEKFAWKNAYAFALTHLPAAAGAAPAGEAPTNETAPGADQASKTTRAQTTKTTKKTKKTKKTTRTAKAAASPSTGSVKPPEKEKSDA; encoded by the coding sequence ATGATGAACCCATTAACCTTTGCTGATATCCATTGCCACCCAACCTTCTACGCCTTTAACCGGCTGCGCAACTCTGCGCAGGAGCACGACCCGGCGCGCTTTCAGCCCTGGGTGGAGCTGGAGAGCCACCTGGAGCATCAGCGGGCCGGGGAGCGGGCCTCGGACTACGTGCAGTCGAACTTTGCACGCATGAAGGCCGGCAATGTCCGCCTGATCTTTGCGAGCTTTACCCCGATTGAGCGGGGCTTCTTTATCGGCAGCGGCTCCGGCGATGAGCGCCCCTTCCCCGAAGAACTCCGGGCCTGGCTACGCCTGGAGCGACCCGCCCAGGCCATCGCCGAGCTGCTCGCCGGCGACGTCGAGGGCGCGGCGAAAAAGGCCCTGGGCTTGCTGCGCAACGATGGCCCCCTGCGCCAGCTCGTGCAGCGGGTGGTCATGGGCTACGACGCGCCGCGCGTGGCCCACATGTCCAGCTCGGCCTACGACTACTGGGAGGAGTTGCTGCGGGAGTACGACTTCTTAATGCGCGGCGCAGGCACGCGCCAGCAGGTGGCCTTTGAAAGCGCCCGGGGCCCCCGTCAGATCGAGGGCTCCTACCGGGTGGTCACCGGCGAAGAGGACCTGCGCGCGGTCCTGGAGCGCGACGAAGACGACATGGCCGTGGTGCTCACCATCGAGGGGGCCCACGTCTTCTCGGTGGGCCGCGATCTGGGGCCGGTGAGCCTGGAGGTGATGCTCGAGCGCATCGAGGCGATGAAGGCCTGGGAGCATCCGGTGCTCTTTTTGACCCTGGCCCATCACTTCGACAACCACCTCTGCGGCCACGCCCACAGCCTGGTCGATGCCGCCGATCTGATCATGGATCAGGAGGCTCGCCTCAACCAGGATTTCGACCCGGAGCGCGGGCTTAAGGTGGTGCGGGAGCTTCTGGACCTCGACGAGGAGCTGCGCGATCGGGGCGGCCGACGCATCCCGCTGGATGTGCGCCACATGAGCGCCCGCGCCCGTCAGACCTACTACCGGGAGGTGGTCGAGCCCTACAACCGCTGGCACCAGGAGCAGCCGGCCGCCTACCGCGCCCGCTACCCCAAGATCCCGGTGGTCATGAGCCACTCGGGCTACGCCGGGGTGCCCTCCCTGGCGCAGATGATCGCCGACGAGGACCACGAGCACGACCGCTGGCATCGCGGGCCTTTTTACGCCTGGAGCATCAACTTAAGCGATGAAGACATGCGGGTGATCTTCGAGTCCGGGGGCCTGGCCGGCATCAACCTGGACCGGCGCATCCTGGGGATGAAGCCCGGCGATAAGCTCGAGGAGGCGCTGGTGCCCGAGGTGGTCCTGCGTCAGATTTTTGCCCTGGTCGACGTCGTCTTTCTCGACGATCGCTACTCCCCGCAGGAAAAACTCCGGGTCTGGGATCATATCTGCCTGGGCACCGACTTCGACGGCTTTATCCACCCGATCCAGACCTGCCCCACCGCCGCCGAACTCCCCGCGCTGGCCGAGGCGTTGCGCGAGCTCCTGGAGCGCCACAAACACACCCGCGGCATCGCCGAGATCGGGGTGGAGCAGATCCTGGAGAAATTTGCCTGGAAGAACGCCTACGCGTTTGCGCTTACTCATCTGCCGGCCGCCGCCGGGGCCGCCCCCGCCGGGGAGGCGCCGACCAACGAGACGGCCCCCGGAGCTGACCAGGCGTCGAAGACGACCCGGGCCCAGACGACCAAAACCACCAAAAAAACTAAAAAGACCAAAAAGACCACGCGCACCGCGAAGGCCGCGGCAAGCCCCTCCACCGGCAGCGTGAAGCCCCCCGAGAAGGAAAAGAGCGATGCTTGA
- a CDS encoding pyridoxal phosphate-dependent decarboxylase family protein: MSQSLTIPEKGLDKKMLLEQMRELRDQDGNWRQGRTWSLVYYADEAHYEFLKEAHNTFFSENGLNPMVFQSLKRMESEVVRMSAAMLHGDAQVVGTMTSGGTESILMAVKAARERFKKKRFIFNGQPELVAPKSIHVAFGKAAHYFGMKVRYVELGEDFRVNVEALKRAVNRNTALIAASAPQYAHGVIDPIEAIGAFAKKEDIPFHVDACFGGFFLPWMEKLGYDLPLFDFRVPGVTSISADVHKYGYAAKGASVVLYRDMSYLKHQFYVSTDWPGGIYPSPTVAGTRPGGPIAAAWAAMKAIGEEGYLELTRKTMEAVEALQTGVRRIEGLKVLGSTDGPVVCVASKSPEIDIYAVVDQLNAKGWNLDRQQNPNSFHLSVTANHLQAVPAFLEDLEEAVAHVRAHPELKSEGQAAMYGMIAKIPFRGAVKFSVHKIMEGMYGPEGKVPDLGGEAGEDDDLILQLMDKYGDRAMEVLEKFESSKEKLKEALPWMR; the protein is encoded by the coding sequence GTGAGCCAGAGCCTGACCATCCCCGAGAAGGGGCTCGATAAGAAAATGCTGCTTGAGCAGATGCGCGAGCTTCGCGATCAGGACGGCAACTGGCGCCAGGGGCGTACCTGGAGCCTGGTCTACTACGCCGATGAAGCGCATTACGAGTTTCTGAAGGAGGCCCATAACACGTTCTTTAGTGAGAATGGCCTCAACCCGATGGTCTTTCAGAGCCTCAAGCGCATGGAGTCCGAGGTGGTGCGCATGTCGGCGGCGATGTTGCACGGCGATGCGCAGGTCGTGGGGACGATGACCTCGGGAGGTACCGAGTCGATTCTGATGGCGGTGAAGGCCGCCCGAGAACGTTTTAAAAAGAAGCGTTTTATCTTCAACGGGCAGCCGGAGCTGGTCGCGCCAAAGTCCATCCACGTGGCCTTTGGTAAAGCGGCGCACTACTTCGGGATGAAGGTGCGCTACGTGGAGCTCGGCGAGGATTTTCGGGTCAACGTGGAAGCGCTCAAGCGGGCGGTCAACCGCAACACCGCGCTGATTGCGGCCTCGGCGCCGCAGTACGCTCACGGGGTGATCGATCCGATCGAGGCCATCGGGGCGTTTGCAAAGAAAGAAGACATTCCTTTTCACGTCGACGCCTGCTTCGGCGGTTTCTTTTTGCCCTGGATGGAGAAGCTCGGCTACGACCTGCCGCTCTTTGATTTCCGGGTGCCCGGGGTGACCTCGATCTCGGCCGATGTGCATAAGTACGGGTACGCGGCCAAGGGGGCCTCGGTGGTGCTCTACCGGGACATGAGCTACCTCAAGCACCAGTTCTACGTGTCGACCGATTGGCCCGGCGGGATCTATCCCTCACCGACCGTCGCCGGCACTCGTCCGGGCGGTCCGATCGCGGCGGCCTGGGCGGCGATGAAAGCCATCGGGGAGGAGGGTTATCTGGAGCTTACCCGCAAGACGATGGAGGCGGTGGAGGCTCTGCAGACCGGGGTGCGTCGCATCGAAGGGCTCAAGGTGCTTGGAAGCACCGATGGGCCGGTGGTCTGCGTGGCCTCGAAGAGCCCCGAGATCGATATCTACGCGGTCGTCGATCAGCTCAACGCGAAGGGCTGGAACCTGGATCGTCAGCAGAACCCCAACAGCTTTCACCTCTCGGTCACGGCCAATCACCTGCAGGCGGTGCCGGCCTTTTTGGAGGACCTGGAGGAGGCCGTGGCCCATGTGCGCGCCCACCCCGAGCTGAAGAGCGAGGGGCAGGCGGCGATGTACGGCATGATCGCCAAAATTCCCTTCCGCGGCGCGGTGAAATTCAGCGTACACAAGATCATGGAGGGCATGTACGGCCCCGAGGGCAAGGTCCCGGATCTGGGCGGCGAGGCCGGCGAAGACGATGATTTGATCCTGCAGCTGATGGATAAGTACGGCGACCGGGCCATGGAGGTGCTGGAGAAGTTTGAGTCATCCAAAGAGAAGCTCAAAGAGGCGCTCCCCTGGATGCGCTGA
- a CDS encoding TraB family protein, which translates to MSSELPRSAAFSASKSADATPAPAALTTPSPGAAPAVAPAPEERQALSVGLPGVHRQVVERGGRRFVILDLPRVDEASLHALRATLQAERPGALAVELDAQRREWVGDPERWQTLNLLDVLRAKKGTLLNAYLSLRIFQKRFGSFEGAEPGDEMRIALEEAQRSGATLALVDRDMTITGLRAWRRTPFWMRLTLIFALSFGSLRRKKARPSEAQRARLQRRFRRLERSMPAVKQAFVEERDAHMACAIEAIDAPQVVALLSTAHADGVARHLARGSDPAGCRDAVPPKSVLSRVFPWALSAAIVGVFVLGFALGDAAALRDALLTWFVINAICTALATCVALAHPLTVVASALSAPIVSLNPAVGAGMVGGLVQLLVAPPSIRELEQVGDDIARLKGWWENRLARVALVFVLANLGSTIGTVVALAMFPDLFGG; encoded by the coding sequence ATGTCCTCAGAGCTCCCCAGATCAGCGGCATTCTCGGCGTCAAAGAGCGCCGACGCTACACCAGCGCCCGCGGCGTTGACAACGCCCTCCCCCGGGGCTGCGCCGGCGGTGGCGCCGGCGCCCGAGGAGCGTCAGGCGCTGAGCGTGGGGCTGCCCGGGGTGCACCGCCAGGTGGTCGAGCGGGGGGGGCGCCGCTTCGTGATTCTCGATCTCCCTCGGGTGGACGAGGCCTCGCTCCACGCGCTGCGGGCCACCCTCCAGGCCGAGCGCCCCGGGGCGTTGGCCGTGGAGCTCGACGCCCAGCGCCGGGAGTGGGTCGGGGACCCGGAGCGCTGGCAAACGCTCAACCTCCTCGACGTGCTCCGCGCCAAAAAGGGCACGCTGCTCAACGCCTATTTGAGCCTGCGCATCTTTCAAAAACGCTTTGGCTCCTTTGAGGGCGCCGAGCCCGGTGACGAGATGCGCATCGCTCTGGAGGAGGCCCAGCGCTCGGGGGCCACGCTGGCGCTGGTCGATCGCGACATGACCATCACCGGGCTGCGGGCCTGGCGGCGCACCCCCTTCTGGATGCGTCTGACGCTGATCTTCGCCCTGAGCTTTGGCTCGCTGCGGCGCAAAAAAGCGCGTCCCTCCGAGGCGCAGCGCGCCCGGCTGCAGCGCCGCTTTCGGCGCCTGGAGCGCTCGATGCCCGCGGTCAAGCAGGCCTTCGTCGAGGAGCGCGACGCCCATATGGCCTGTGCCATTGAGGCCATCGACGCCCCGCAGGTGGTGGCCCTGCTCAGCACCGCGCACGCCGACGGCGTGGCCCGGCACCTGGCCCGGGGCAGCGACCCGGCCGGCTGCCGCGACGCGGTGCCCCCAAAGAGCGTCCTCTCCCGGGTCTTTCCCTGGGCGCTCAGCGCGGCCATCGTCGGCGTCTTTGTGCTGGGGTTTGCCCTGGGCGACGCCGCGGCCCTGCGCGACGCGCTCTTGACCTGGTTTGTGATCAACGCCATCTGCACCGCGCTGGCCACCTGTGTGGCGCTGGCGCATCCGCTGACGGTGGTGGCCAGCGCGCTAAGCGCCCCGATCGTCTCGCTCAACCCGGCGGTGGGTGCCGGGATGGTCGGCGGGCTGGTGCAGCTGCTGGTGGCCCCTCCCAGCATCCGGGAGCTGGAGCAGGTGGGCGACGACATCGCTCGTCTCAAAGGCTGGTGGGAGAACCGCCTGGCCCGGGTGGCGCTGGTCTTTGTGCTGGCCAATCTGGGCAGCACCATCGGCACGGTGGTGGCCCTGGCGATGTTCCCCGATCTTTTTGGCGGGTGA
- a CDS encoding alpha/beta fold hydrolase gives MLEQTPPPQNWLILRGLAREQRHWGPFIEIFEAKVPGSRVHTLDLPGVGTECDRESPVTVAGIVGDMRERLAALRALHPGGWGLLGVSLGGMVTMEWGRLHPEDFARLVVINSSAADVNGPLRRLNARILPDMLRAMVDPDPVERERRILNFTSALIQEKEVVARQAAEFARDAPIRRRNALKQLLAAATFRAPGALPVPTLVLGAGGDAMVAPSCAWHLAKRLNAPLHMHPTAGHELTLDDPEWVAHQVASWCRTSQDDASVVAASSR, from the coding sequence ATGCTTGAGCAGACCCCCCCACCCCAGAACTGGCTGATCCTGCGCGGCCTGGCCCGTGAGCAACGTCACTGGGGCCCCTTTATCGAGATTTTTGAGGCGAAGGTCCCCGGCTCCCGGGTCCATACCCTGGATCTGCCCGGGGTGGGCACCGAGTGCGACCGCGAGAGTCCGGTGACGGTGGCCGGCATCGTGGGCGATATGCGCGAGCGCCTGGCCGCGCTGCGCGCGCTCCACCCCGGGGGCTGGGGGCTGCTCGGCGTCTCGCTGGGCGGGATGGTCACCATGGAGTGGGGCCGGCTGCATCCCGAGGATTTTGCGCGCCTGGTCGTTATCAACTCCAGTGCCGCTGACGTCAACGGCCCCCTGCGCCGCCTCAACGCCCGGATTCTCCCCGACATGCTCCGCGCCATGGTCGACCCGGACCCGGTGGAACGGGAGCGCCGCATCCTGAACTTCACCTCGGCGCTGATTCAGGAAAAAGAGGTCGTCGCCCGCCAGGCCGCCGAGTTTGCGCGCGACGCCCCGATCCGCCGCCGCAACGCCCTGAAGCAGCTCCTGGCCGCGGCCACCTTCCGGGCCCCCGGCGCGCTCCCGGTCCCCACCCTGGTGCTGGGCGCCGGGGGCGACGCAATGGTCGCCCCGAGCTGCGCCTGGCACCTGGCCAAACGGCTCAACGCCCCGCTGCACATGCACCCGACCGCCGGCCACGAACTAACCCTCGACGATCCGGAGTGGGTGGCCCATCAGGTCGCCAGCTGGTGCCGAACGTCCCAGGACGACGCCAGCGTCGTCGCTGCGTCGTCGCGGTAG